The Agromyces sp. G08B096 DNA window ACGTTCCACCCGCAGCCGACCGCCGAGCTCCTCGCGCTGCACATGGATCCGCCCGAGCCGTCGCCCGGCTTCGGCGACGGGATGACCCTCGACGAGCTGACCCCGGAGGCCGTGCGCGCCTTCGTGGGCGCCGTCGGCGGGGCATCCGGCACCGCGCTCATGACGATCGAGATCCGCCATCTCGGCGGGGTGCTCCGGCCAGCGGCCGCGTATCGGGCCGCCGCCGGCTTCGCGGTGCCCGCTCCCGGGGCGACCGCCGGCTTCGATGCGGAGTACCTCGTGTTCGCGGGCGGTATGGCGCTGCCGGGCATGGAGGATGCGCTGGTCCGCTCGCTCGGCCGGCTGTTCTCCGCCATCGAGCCGTGGCGGGCCGACGTCGAATACCTGAACTTCGCCGAGCACCGCCGCGACCCCCGCCGGCTCTTCGGCGACCGGCTCGAGCGCCTGCGCGAGATCAAGCGGGCCGTCGACCCGACCGGGGTGATCCGGTCGAACCACCCCGTGCGCTGAGCGCCGCGCCCGCCCGCCCGTCCCGCCGTGCGCGCGGTGGCTCGGGCCGGCGGGCCGCTCGCACGCCCGCCCCGCTCGGCTCCGGGACATCCGGGGGTTCTCCCGAGTGACGCCGCCGGGCTCGCGGAGTATCGTGACGGGCCTGGAAACGGACGGGGGCCCACCATGAGCCGATTCGGCGACGCGTTCGCGACACTCGCGGGGGCACGCGAGGACGTGCTCGAACGGGCGCCGGGGCAGCGACAGCGCTACGTCGCCATGGGCATCGTGCTCATCGCGACCGCCGCCGTCTCCGCCGCCGCCGCATCCTTCGCCCTCGCGATGGCGCTCACCGCGCCGGTGTGGGTCGCCGTCGTCGTGGGCCTGATGTGGGGCCTCGTGATCCTCGCGATCGACCGCATGCTCGTGGTCGGGATGCCGCGTCAGCCGCGAGCCTCCGCGAACCTGCTCGTCGCCCTGCCTCGGGTCGCCCTCGCCCTCGTCATCGGCGTCGTCGTCGCCACCCCGCTCACCCTCCAGGTCTTCGAGCGCGAGATCGCCGCCGAGACCGAGGTGATGGCGCTCGAGGCGAAGCAGGCGTTCGAGGAGGAGCTCGCGGCCGACCCGCGCTACGCCGAGATCGACGAGCTCGCCGCGAGCGTCGCCGCGCAGCGGGAGCTCATCACCGCCGGCGGACGTGACGCGCTCGCCGCGGACCCCGACTACGTCGCCGCACAACAGGCGACCGCCGCCGCGCAGGCCGCGTACGACGAGGCCAACCGCGTGTGGCTCGCCGAGCTCGACGGCACCGGCGGCACGGGCATCGTCGGCGACGGCCCGATCACGCAGTCGAAGAAGCTCGACCGCGACGGCAAGCTCGCGGCGCTCGACGCCGCGAAGGCTGCAGAGGCCGAGGCGAAAGCCCAGGCCGAGGCGCGGCTCGAGGCCGGCGCAGCCGAGTCGGTCGCGCAGGCGGAGGCGACGCTCGCCGAGGACAGCGAGCGCCTCGACCGGCTCGTCGCCGCCCGCGACCTCGAGACCGCACGCTTCGAGGCCGCGGCGGATCAGAGCACCGGGATGCTGGCGCGCCTGGAGGCCCTGTGGCGCATCGGCGAGCGGAACACCCTGCTCGGGTTCGCGCATCTCATGATCGCGCTGCTCTTCGTCTGCATCGAGCTCATGCCCGTGCTGACGAAGACCCTGCAGAACCTCATGGCGCCGACGGCGTACGACGAGGTCGCGACGATCACCGACGAGACCATCGTCGAGGCCGAGCGCGACCGCACAGCCGAACGGCTGCGCGCTGCACGCGACGATCTGGCGCCGACGGTCGAGGTCGCGCGTTACCGCGCCGAGCTGCGCCGGGAGTCGGGCCGCCGCGTCGCCGACGCCTTCGTGGCCCGTCAGGAGGAGGCGGAGCTCGCCGCGGTCGACGAGTGGGCCGACCAGCGCGCCCCGTTCATCGCCGCCCGCGCCGTGCGGGAGTGGGAGCGCGACGCCGACGGCGCGCCGGTCGACTCGCCTCGAGCGAACGCGTAGCCGGGCGGTCGGCTGGTCCCACCTGACGGTGCCCTGAGCGTCCGCGC harbors:
- a CDS encoding DUF4407 domain-containing protein yields the protein MSRFGDAFATLAGAREDVLERAPGQRQRYVAMGIVLIATAAVSAAAASFALAMALTAPVWVAVVVGLMWGLVILAIDRMLVVGMPRQPRASANLLVALPRVALALVIGVVVATPLTLQVFEREIAAETEVMALEAKQAFEEELAADPRYAEIDELAASVAAQRELITAGGRDALAADPDYVAAQQATAAAQAAYDEANRVWLAELDGTGGTGIVGDGPITQSKKLDRDGKLAALDAAKAAEAEAKAQAEARLEAGAAESVAQAEATLAEDSERLDRLVAARDLETARFEAAADQSTGMLARLEALWRIGERNTLLGFAHLMIALLFVCIELMPVLTKTLQNLMAPTAYDEVATITDETIVEAERDRTAERLRAARDDLAPTVEVARYRAELRRESGRRVADAFVARQEEAELAAVDEWADQRAPFIAARAVREWERDADGAPVDSPRANA